One Hermetia illucens chromosome 4, iHerIll2.2.curated.20191125, whole genome shotgun sequence DNA segment encodes these proteins:
- the LOC119654788 gene encoding nuclear inhibitor of protein phosphatase 1, whose protein sequence is MANSYEVPSWAGKPPTGLHLDVLKDDKLIQKLMIDEKKCYLFGRNSQMNDFCIDHASCSRVHSALVYHKYLNIAYLVDLGSTHGTFIGSLRLEPHKPTQLQMNSTFHFGASTRRYVLRERPSAGLRSNIMEDLPMNESAEGALLGLPESQTELDNLTEYNTAHNRRISMLGITDDNMRKKNAGRKRRSVTFNEEEIVINPEDIDPNVGRFRNLIQTTVIPTKKIKLDNNIGIPTTSTASHSTDMKHMQPTTMVPHLYQGLPAAEHGSNKMNTSGDLDVTPIALGTKLGLLVPNPAPEVTPMNDTMSTMQFATTSKAARFEDHAMMDSSSEPQKKKYAKEAWPGRKPMLGV, encoded by the exons ATGGCGAACAGCTACGAAGTGCCGAGTTG GGCCGGAAAACCACCCACTGGCCTCCACTTGGACGTGCTGAAGGACGACAAACTCATCCAGAAGCTTATGATCGACGAGAAGAAATGCTACTTGTTCGGTCGCAACTCGCAGATGAATGATTTTTGCATTGATCACGCTTCATGCTCACGGGTCCATTCCGCCCTGGTTTACCATAAATACCTGAACATTGCTTATTTGGTTGATTTGGGATCAA CACATGGGACCTTCATTGGGTCGCTCCGGTTGGAGCCACACAAACCCACTCAGTTGCAAATGAACAGCACATTTCACTTTGGAGCCTCAACCAGGAGATATGTGCTCAGGGAAAGACCATCTGCTGGGTTGAGATCTAATATAATGGAAGATTTGCCAATGAATGAATCGGCGGAAGGGGCCTTGCTGGGACTGCCGGAAAGCCAAACGGAATTAGAT AACCTCACGGAGTACAACACTGCACACAATCGACGAATTTCAATGTTGGGAATTACAGACGACAACATGCGAAAG AAAAATGCTGGCCGTAAACGACGCAGCGTTACTTTTAATGAGGAAGAAATCGTAATCAATCCTGAAGATATAGACCCAAATGTTGGTCGCTTCCGTAATCTTATTCAGACGACGGTTATCCCCACGAAGAAAATCAAATTAGACAATAATATTGGCATACCTACTACGTCAACTGCAAGCCACAGTACCGACATGAAACATATGCAGCCCACAACTATGGTACCTCATCTTTATCAGGGCCTGCCTGCCGCAGAGCATGGGtcaaataaaatgaacacaTCGGGAGATCTTGACGTGACACCTATAGCGCTGGGAACTAAACTTGGTTTGTTAGTCCCGAATCCTGCACCTGAAGTCACGCCAATGAATGACACCATGTCCACAATGCAATTTGCAACAACGTCAAAAG CTGCTCGTTTTGAAGATCATGCCATGATGGATAGCAGTAGTGAACCACAAAAGAAGAAATACGCTAAAGAAGCGTGGCCAGGAAGGAAACCAATGCTTGGTG TTTGA
- the LOC119654790 gene encoding phosphatidylinositol-glycan biosynthesis class X protein has translation MRFNLFFSTFTLSLLVKFTTGDELEGPYKTTTNEKNQITTIKHSRPKLSVELQKEGFHKTLVYSLSSPSSIEGCGFTLEQKLPAAVYVDTDELLDLVSRRGYNLTYPHFVDIEKSTEKSSGFTVLLHSESQVYQASIPIHFRYHSAVDGGGFVEVEIKPPALYVNCPNAEPIGEEKCFKEAEALIHKCNWIQEEDIDFDGKLIAVRIPRGDKSISSLVTSITIVISWVGCVVILVSISRKTKNMNKKSK, from the coding sequence ATGCGGTTCAACTTATTCTTCTCAACGTTCACGCTCTCGTTGCTAGTAAAGTTCACCACTGGAGATGAGTTAGAAGGTCCTTACAAAACCACAACCAATGAAAAGAACCAAATAACGACAATTAAACATTCCCGCCCGAAGCTCAGTGTTGAGTTACAAAAGGAAGGATTCCACAAAACATTAGTCTACAGCTTGTCTTCCCCAAGCTCTATAGAAGGATGCGGCTTCACATTGGAGCAAAAACTGCCTGCTGCAGTTTACGTGGATACTGATGAGCTGTTGGATCTAGTTTCCCGTCGAGGCTACAACCTAACCTACCCACATTTCGTGGATATTGAAAAATCAACAGAGAAATCATCAGGATTCACTGTCCTTTTGCATTCCGAAAGCCAAGTGTATCAAGCTTCGATTCCAATTCACTTTCGGTATCACAGTGCAGTAGATGGAGGTGGGTTCGTGGAAGTTGAAATAAAACCTCCAGCCCTTTACGTGAATTGCCCTAACGCGGAGCCCATTGGAGAGGAAAAGTGTTTCAAGGAAGCTGAAGCGTTGATACACAAATGCAACTGGATCCAAGAAGAGGATATAGATTTCGATGGTAAATTGATTGCTGTGAGAATACCCAGGGGTGATAAATCGATCAGCTCCTTAGTGACCTCCATTACGATTGTTATTAGTTGGGTTGGGTGTGTTGTGATCCTTGTCAGTATTTCGCGGAAAACGAAGAATATGAATAAGAAATCGAAATAG